Part of the Apilactobacillus apisilvae genome is shown below.
GCAACATATTTACTAGATGTCTTCAAAAAACATGGAATTGATGGAAAACTAATCATGCAATACCATGGGCGCAGTAATTTAATTGTTGAAATTGGAAATGGTGACCACCCTAAGCTTGGCTTAAGTGGTCATTTAGATACTGTCCATCAAGGTGATGAAAGAACCTGGTTATCTGATCCATTCAAGGCTGAAATTAAAAAAGGTCGCTTATATGGTCGTGGCGCTTCTGATATGAAATCTGGAATCGCTCAAATGGTTATCACTATGATTGAATTATATGAATCTTCCTCTAAAATAAACGGTACCATTAGATTAATCGCCACTATTGGTGAAGAATTAAGTGCAGCTGGAGCTAAATATCTGACTGACAAAGGCTATGCTGATGATTTAGATGCTCTTATGATTGCTGAACCCAGTGGTGTTAATCTTCATCGACTAAGAAAATATGTAAATAGTGATGGCGTCACAATCGCTCCTGAAACACTAAAAGAATTACTCAAAAAATCATTCTTGTCTGATGCCAATGAGCAACATTTCATTATTAGTGCTCATAAAGGATGGATGGCGTACCGAGTAACTGCTCACGGTAAGGCTGTCCACAGCTCTATGCCAAGAATGGGAATTAATGCTATTGATACATTGATCCAATACTATTTAAAAGAAAAAGAATTTTATGCTAACTTAGTTGAATCTGATCCAGAATTAGGAAAAACTGTTTACTCCCCTGACATTTTCCGTGGTGGTAAACAAATTAATTCAGTCCCAGATTTGGCATATGAAATCGTAAAGGTTAGAACTATTCCACAAGTAGACAATGAAGATTTAACTCATCGTCTTCAATGCATGATTGATAAAATGAATACGGAACCAGGGATTGATTTAGAATTAACTGTTGAACATAGTGAAATGCCCGTAAAAAGTGATGATCATACTGGTTTAATTGAAATTTTACAGCAAAATGCTAAAAATACTATGGATGAACCCATGCCATTACCCACAATTGGAGTATCATTAGGTACTGATGCTTCAGAATTTAGACGTCGAAATGAAAAAATGGACGTTATTATTTTAGGACCAGGTAATACTACTTCACATGGCCCCAATGAATACGTAGACATGCCTAGTTATTTCAATATGATTGATTTACTAGAAAAATCTATATTAAATTTCATGAGTAAATAAAAAATGTTGCTAAGTTATTCACTTAGCAACATTTTTTATTAAAGTAACGTAAAACCTTGTGCGTATAATAATTCAAATAATAATTCGAATACATCAACGGCTATGAAAACACCAATCA
Proteins encoded:
- a CDS encoding M20/M25/M40 family metallo-hydrolase; this translates as MDKVEKIKILKNMVNMPTVDDNENDIATYLLDVFKKHGIDGKLIMQYHGRSNLIVEIGNGDHPKLGLSGHLDTVHQGDERTWLSDPFKAEIKKGRLYGRGASDMKSGIAQMVITMIELYESSSKINGTIRLIATIGEELSAAGAKYLTDKGYADDLDALMIAEPSGVNLHRLRKYVNSDGVTIAPETLKELLKKSFLSDANEQHFIISAHKGWMAYRVTAHGKAVHSSMPRMGINAIDTLIQYYLKEKEFYANLVESDPELGKTVYSPDIFRGGKQINSVPDLAYEIVKVRTIPQVDNEDLTHRLQCMIDKMNTEPGIDLELTVEHSEMPVKSDDHTGLIEILQQNAKNTMDEPMPLPTIGVSLGTDASEFRRRNEKMDVIILGPGNTTSHGPNEYVDMPSYFNMIDLLEKSILNFMSK